The stretch of DNA NNNNNNNNNNNNNNNNNNNNNNNNNNNNNNNNNNNNNNNNNNNNNNNNNNNNNNNNNNNNNNNNNNNNNNNNNNNNNNNNNNNNNNNNNNNNNNNNNNNNNNNNNNNNNNNNNNNNNNNNNNNNNNNNNNNNNNNNNNNNNNNNNNNNNNNNNNNNNNNNNNNNNNNNNNNNNNNNNNNNNNNNNNNNNNNNNNNNNNNNNNNNNNNNNNNNNNNNNNNNNNNNNNNNNNNNNNNNNNNNNNNNNNNNNNNNNNNNNNNNNNNNNNNNNNNNNNNNNNNNNNNNNNNNNNNNNNNNNNNNNNNNNNNNNNNNNNNNNNNNNNNNNNNNNNNNNNNNNNNNNNNNNNNNNNNNNNNNNNNNNNNNNNNNNNNNNNNNNNNNNNNNNNNNNNNNNNNNNNNNNNNNNNNNNNNNNNNNNNNNNNNNNNNNNNNNNNNNNNNNNNNNNNNNNNNNNNNNNNNNNNNNNNNNNNNNNNNNNNNNNNNNNNNNNATTGTTTAGCTAAGTTTTCTAGTTCAGAGTTACTTATCTTTTTATTTGCTTGATTAGCTGAGCAAGCTATTAAAAATATACTTGTTAGAAGTAGTAATATAAATGCGGTAAATTTCATAAATAAATTTTTAAAATAAATAATCAAAAATCTAAGAATTTTACATAATGAAGTCAAGGAGTTCATCTAAGGATTTTGTCCTTAGATGAAAGATTAAGATTTTTTGATCGCTCTAATAGGAATAACAAATATTGCTGCGATCACATAAAAAGCAATACAAAAAACAGCCGCCATCATAAATATCTCACCGATATCATAAAAGCTTGACTCAAGCCTAAATGTATCCACGTAATTTATCGCAAACCATAATGCTACGCCAAGAGCGATAGCAAAAACGAAAAATCCCCAAGAAAACAAGAAATTTAATATCTTAGTTCCCAATTTCTCTCCTTTTTAATTATTTTTCTAACTTAAAACCGCCACCAAAAGCTCTATAAACTTCGACTGCGCTATCGACCTCATCAAGCTTTGCTGAGACGTCTTGTAATTTTACCTGAAGCAAATTTCTCTCCGCATCAAGAAGCTCTAAATGTCCAATATAGCCAGCATCATATTGCTCTTTAGCGAGCGAGTAAATTCTTTGTTGGGATTTTAGCAAATTTTTCACTTGTTCCAAAGAAATTTTTGCATTTTGCCTTGAAACAAGCGCATCTCTTACTTCGCCAAGAGCCGATTTTACCGCTGCTTCATAATTAACAGCGGCAATTTGTTCATTTGTTTTAGCCACTGCAACATTATTTTTTGTCCTACCAAAATCAAAAATTTTCTGAGCTAAAGAGCCCCCTATGCTCCATGTATTGGCATTTCCAACAAAGATATTTTCAAAATCAATACTTGAAAAGCCAAAAAGTCCAGTCAGTGAAATGCTTGGAAAATACTCAGCCCTTGCAACACCAACAAGAGCATTTGTAGCTTTTAAATTAGCCAGTGCCCTTGCTACATCGCTTCTTCTTAGCAAAATTTCAGAGCTAATGCCAGCACTTATCTCGGGAGAAGTTGGTAAATTTTGTGAGCTAGTAACAGCTCCATTTAAAATTTCATTATTACTTTTACCAGTCAAGATAGTTAGTGAGGTAATAGCCTTTGACTTTGCATTTAATATAGAAGTAAGATTGGTCTTAGCGCTTTCTACTGCTGCCTTGCTTTGCAAATAAGTCATCTCATTTATACTTCCAAGATCAAGCTGTGTTTTGCGAAGCGCTAGTGTATCTTCATAAGTTTTTAGAGTCTCTCTTAGCACAGCTTCTTGCACATTTAATGAAACTAACGCAAAGTAGCTTTTTGCAACACTTGAGCTGATACTTAGTCTCGCGCTATTGTAGTCAAATTTGGTTGCATTTAGACTTTCTTCGGCTGCTGCTACATTATTTCTTACTCTACCCCAAAGATCAACCTCATAGTTTAATCCTAAATTTATATCTGATTTTCTATAACGAGTTTGTGGTTGCTTAGTATATGTTTCGCCACTACTTTTTGCTTTTTCGTAGCCTATATTTAAATTTATACCAGGAAGCAAATCTGCCTCAGCTACGCCAAGGCTTGCCTTTGCTTTCTCTAAATTTAAATAAGCAACACGTAAATTTGTATTTTTCTCAAGTGCATTTTCCACTAGAGAATTTAAATTTTCATCGTTAAATTCTCTCCACCAAAGATCCCTTATATCACTTGTCTCATAAGTGTAAGTAGATGTGAAATTTGTATCTACATTTGGCATATCTGGACGAAATGAGCAACCAGCCAAAAACGCCGCCGTTATAAGTATAAACGCCTTATTTTTCATCTTTTTTTGCTCCCTTTTTCCAGTATTTCTCATTTAAATTTTCAAGCAAATAGTAAAACATTGGCACAAAAAATATAGCTATCGTCGTAGAAGCGATCATACCACCAACCACGCCAGTTCCTAATGAGTGGCGAGATGCAGCGCCTGCGCCTGTGCTTATAACCATCGGGAAGACGCCTAGAGTAAATGCGATTGATGTCATTACTATAGGTCTAAAACGAAGTTTGGCTGCATTTATCGCTGAGTCAAATATGCTCTTACCACTATCACGCTCTTGCATTGCAAACTCTACGATCAAAATGGCATTTTTAGCCGCCAGACCGATGAGCAGCAAGAGTCCGATCTCAAAGTAGATGTCGTTTGTTAGGCCTCTTATCCAAACTGCTAGCAATGATCCAAATACCGCAAATGGCACGGCAGTAATGACCGCAAGCGGGATGAGCCATCTTTCGTACTGAGCTGCAAGGATCAAAAAGACAAAAATCATACCAAAGATAAAAGCAACCGTGCCCGTTCCTTGAGAATTTACCTCTTGATACGCCGTTCCCGCCCAGCTTATAGCGTAGTCGTCGCTGCTTAGCGTGTCATTTACGACCTCTTGGATCGCCCTTATCGCATCACCTGATGTATAGCCAGGTTTTGGATCGCCCATGATCTTAGCCGCTGGAAAGAGGTTAAATCTATCAACGATATCAGGTCCGATCGATCTTGTAAGCGTCGCTACTGAATTTAATGGCACCATCTCGCCCTCATTTGAGCGGACGAAAATCTTTCTTAAATCCTCAGGGTTGTTTCTAAAGTTGTCGCTCGCCCTTGCATATACGCGGTAAGACTTGCCTGCAAGGTTGAAGTCGTTTATGTAGTAAGAGCCAAAAGTAGCCGCTATCGTGCTAAAAATTTCACTCTCGCTTACGCCAAATAGCTTTGCTTTTTCTTTATCAACCGTTATCTTAAACTGGCGGTAGTTTGTCTCAAGCGTCGTTCTTACGCCAGTTAGCTCAGGTCTTGCGTTTGCTGCTGCAGTTACCTTTCTAGCGTCTGCTTCTATCTCGTTGTAGCTTTTGCCGCTCTTGTTTTGTAGATACATCTCAAAGCCGCCAGTCATTGATAGACCCATGATAGGTGGCACGTTTACGACGAAGGTCATTGAGTTTTTAGAGCCCCAAAGCATGCCGTTAAACTGACCTACCAAAGCATCTGCGCCGTCAGTTGCACCTTTTCTCTCGCTCCAGTCTTTTAGCTTGACAAAGCTAATGGCTGAGTTTTCTCTAAGTGAGCTAGCTAGCATATCATAGCCTGCAAAGCCCATGTTAAATTCAACATTTGGATTGCTCAAAATGGCGTTACTAATAGATTTTACCTCTTCTTTAGTCTTTAGCATATTTGTTGAAGGTGGAAGCGAGGTGATAACCATCAAAGCGCCCTTATCTTCTGAAGGCACAAGCCCTTTTGGCACCTTTTGAAATAAGCCATACGTTGCAAATCCCATTATGCCAATGACTATAAAGCTGATAATGACGTGTTTTAAAATTTTTGCCACGCCTGCTGTAAAGAGCCTAGTGCTAAAGTCAAAGAAGTCGTTAAATTTCTGAACTATCCAAAATGGTTTGTTCTCTTGCTTTTTAAGCATAACCGCACAAAGCGCTGGCGTAAGAGTAAGAGCGACAAAGCCTGAGATACAAACAGCAACGACAAGTGTTAGCGCAAACTGCTTTTGTATAACACCTACAAAGCCCTCCATAAATGAAACTGGCACGAAAACCGCGCAAAGCACGAGCACGATAGAGATGACCGGAGTTTGCACCTCCTCCATCGCCTTAAATGTCGCGTCTTTTACGCTTATCTCTTTATCTTCATGCAAAATTCTCTCGACGTTTTCTATAACGATGATCGCGTCATCCACGACGATACCGATGGCTAGGATCAGGGCAAAAAGTGTGATCAAATTTATACTAAAGCCCATTACATAAAGCCCACCAAATGTGCCTATGATAGAGACTGGCACAGCAAGCATTGGTATGATGGTAGCTCTAAAGCTCTTTAAGAAGAAGTACATTACGACAAGAACTAGCACCATCGCCTCGATAAAAGTTTTTATAACTTCGTCTATTGAGACGGTGATAAATTCAGTTGGATTGTAAGCTATGGTGTGCTCTAGGCCAACTGGGTAGGTTTTCTTTAGCTCTTCAAGCTTTGCAGCGACTGCTTCAGATGTCGCAAGTGCGTTTGCATCATTTTGTAAAAATAGCAAAAGCGGCACTGCTGGTTTGCCATTTAGCATAGCTTCAGATGCGTAGCTAGCAGCTCCAAGCTCGACTGTGGCGACCTCTTTTAGCTTAACAACTGTGCCATCTTCACTTTTTATCAAAATTTCACCAAACTGCTTTGGATCTTTAAAACGTCCTTCAGAAACTACAGAATAAACATAAGGATTTTCACCCTTTGATGGCTGCTCGCCGATCTTGCCAGCGGCGTATTGTGAGTTTTGAATTTTTACTTGAGAGATGACATCGCTTGGAGTTAGTTTAAACTGAGCAAGTCTATCTGGCTTTAGCCAAATTCTCATCGAGTGCTCTTTGTTGCCAATTAACACTGTGTCGCCGATACCATTTACTCTTTTGATCTCATCAGCGATGTTTAAATTTACATAGTTATATAGCTCAACTTGGTTCATATTTGGATTTGTAAAGCCAACTACTTGAAGGATCGAGCCACTTCTTTCGCGCACCGTTACGCCCATATTTTGTACTTCTTGAGGCAATCTTGAAAGGGCGGCTTGCACACGGTTATTTACATCGATCGTAGCTTGTTTTGACGATGAGCCGATCTTAAAATATACGCTTATATTCATAGTACCTGCTGAGCTTGAGGTACTTTGCATATAGAGCATATTCTCAACACCATTTATCTGATCTTCTATCGCACTTGCGACTGAGTCGGCGATAGTCTGCGCATCAGCACCGCTATATGTCGCACTTACAGAGACAGTAGGCGGAGTAAGACTTGGATACTCCTCTATTGGAAGCCCCTTGATACCCATAAAACCTGCTATAACTATGATGATAGATATAACAGTTGCAAATATCGGGCGGTTTATAAAAAATCTTGAAAACATCTATCTGCCTTTACTTGCTACTTGTAGCGTTTGCATCTTTGCCGTTTATAAATTCCGCACTTAGGTCTTTATCAGTTTCAACTGGTGCACCAACTCCGATTTTAAGGAAGTTATTAACGATTATCTTATCACCCTCTTCAAGGCCTTCGGTGACTGCTACCATATTTTTTGTTTGATATCCTATTTTTACATTTTTTTGGCTTACTTTGCCATCTTTTACAACCAAAACATAAGTGTTTGTAGCGCTTTGTTGAAGGGCAACTTGTGGGATGTTAAAGGCATTTTTTTGAACAAAGCCGCTCATCTTTATATGGCCAAACGCACCTGGTAAAATTTTACCTTCACTATTATCAAAGCTAGCCTTTGCCAAAACGCTGCCAGTCGCGGTATTTACGACATTATCTATAAATGTCACCTTGCCAGTAAAACCTTCATTGTTTAAATTTAAAACAGCCTCGCTATTTAGTTGCTGCCAAGCGCCACTATCTAAATTTGCTTTTCTGCTTAGATTATCCACATCAGCGATATAAAATTCTGCTTCAATAGGATTTATTTTTGTAAGTCTTACAAGCTTTGTTTGGTTTGCTATGACAAGCGAGCCAACATCTACTTGATTATCGCCCACTACGCCGTCAAATGGTGCTGTAATAGTCGTATATTCTAGATCGATTTTCGCATTTTTTAAATTTGCTTTTGCACTTACTAAATTCGCATTTGCAATGTCATAGGCTGCAACTGCTGCGTCATAGTCTTTTTGAGAGACTGCATTTTTCTTATAAAGGGCAGAAATTCTTTTAAACTCGGTCTCGGCATTTTTCAAATTTGCATTTGCTACGCCAACAGAGGCATCAAGTGAGTCGTAACTAGCTTGATATTTTTCTGGATCTATCAAAAATAACTTATCACCCGCTTTTACTTTACTTCCCGGCTTGAAAAACTGCTTTATGATAGTTCCGCCAACTTTTGGATAGATAATAACATCTTGACTACTTGTAACCGTTGCGGTGTAATCAAAACTAATAGGTATGTCTGTTTTTTGTGCAGTAAAAATATCCACATGAGATAGCGGCATCTGGCGACCTACTGCCGCTTTATTCTCTTTATTTTCAAAACAACCACTTAGAAATAAAACTGTAACCGAAAGCGCAAGAGCACTTTTAAAATTTGCCATAAAAACCTCTCTTAATTTTAAATTTTAATATCATATTTAGTTTTTGTAATAATTGTTACAAAAATTTAAAGTTCTCGATTCTATTAGAAAACAAATAAAAAGTCAATTTTATTTTTTACTAATTCCATTTAAAAACAACTCAACACACAAGCCAACATGCTTTTTACGCTCTTTTTCACTAAGCTTTGGTTCTTCATTTATCAAAAGCGAATCGTAGTAATAAGCTCCTATCACACTTTGTATAAAGTACTTTGTAGCAAATTTGGCTGAAAATTTTGAGTCAAGCTTGGCTTTTACTTCGTCTCTTTCAAAGAAATTTATAAGCACAAGATCGATCTTTTTTAAGATTTGATCCAAAAACGTCTTACCAAGTTTGCCACCATTTTTAGAACCCTCGCTCATCATTATCCTACCAAGAGAGATATGCCTTTTACTGCAAGTAATAGAAAATATTATGGTTGCAAATTTGGTTAAAAATTCCTCCAAGCTGTGGGAAATTTTAAGATCTATTTTCTCATCGATCTCTTTTATAAGGCTATCTATCTCTTGCTCAACGATCGCCTCAAAAAGCCCATCTTTGTTCTCAAAAAACGTGTAAATGCTAGAAAGTGATCCGCCACTTATTGCTACGATGTCACTTAAGCTTGTCTTTTCATATCCTTTTTCTAAAAATAGCTCAAGTGCTGTTTTTACGATAAGTTCATATCTTTTTTACCCTTTTCTGAGATCGCCATCTTACTTCCTATTAAATTTTTGCCATTTTATCATCTTTTAGGATAGATAAAAGTACTTTGCCTTTGCACGCTGATAGCTGGCTCGTCAGTGGCATAGGCTTTGATATTTATATGTTTTAAAAGATCTTTATCGCTTAAATTTTCATTTTTTGATTTTAGCGTGACGATTACTCGTTGCTTTGCACCAGCTTTTAATATAAATGGCTTATTTGGACGAGAAATTTCTATATTCTTATCATCTACTTCAAAGTAAAAGGCATGCTCTTTATTTTGTGTGTTTTGCACCAAAAATACGTAAGAATTTTCGACTTCATTTTCGCCTAAAATTTTATAAAGCTCACTTGTTCTATTTATGTTTAAAAGCATACTTTCTTTTTTGCCACTCATCAATACTCCAGCTGTCAAAACAATGCCCAAAATGACAAGATAAGCAACCGTTCTAAAGCGTAAAATTTTGACTCTTTTTTGCTCTTTTATAGAGCTTATGCTTCTCCACTCGATAAGTGAACTTTCATCAAAATGCTTCATCACTTTAGCGCAAGCATCGCTACACTCTAGACAATTTATACATTCAAGCTGCATACCTTTTCTTATATCAATGTGCGTTGGGCATATCCTCACGCACGCCTCGCAGCCAGTACACAGTGCGCTATCTTCTTTTGGCTTTTTAAATTTCTCTTGTCCATTATAGATTACGCCGCCTCTTTTTTGATTGTAAATAACTTGGATAGTGTCGTTATCAAACATCACTGATTGCACCCTAGCGTAAGGACAGACATAAATACAAAAATTTTCTTTTAAAATGATGACATCATAAACTAACCAAATAGCGATAACAAGCCAAAATACAAGCAAAACTCCATGTTCGCTTGGCTCTTTTAAATAAGCAAAAAAATCAAGCGGTGGCACAAAATACCATAAAAAATTTGCCGAAATGATAAGAGCTAAAACACACCAAATTCCAACTGCTAAAGCACGCTTTAAAATTTGTCCTTTTGGCTCATTTTGTTTATTTTGGATATTTTTTCTGATCTTTAAAATTTTAGTTTGCAAAAGGTCACGAAATATCGTTCTAAAAATAGTTTGCGGACAGCTCCAACCGCACCAAACGCGCCCTGCAAGTGTCGTTAGAAAAAATATGCTTAAGAACAAAATGATAAATAAAAATGGCAACAGATAAAGCTCTTGCATATCAAATTTTGTAAAAAAGAGATCAACTCTACTTTTATCAAAACTTAGCAAAAATAGCTGCGCATCATTTATCCTGATAAATGGCAAAACAAAGACAAATAGCGTAATACAGGCAAAAAAAATGTAACGCCTCTTGGCGTAGCTAAGATGAAAATCCTTTGACATAATAAGCCTTTTTTGAAATTTTATGATTATAAAGCTTATGGCATTAAAAGAGTTTTAAAAAAAAATAGTTAAAAGCTTAAATTTATGAAAATTAAACTATACTCACGGCTTATTTTAATCTGAAAGGTGGTGAGGACGTTGCCTGGTATTAAGGTACATCCTAACGAGTCATTTGACGAGGGTTACAGAAAGTTTAAAAAACAAACTGACCGTAACTTAGTAGTAACTGAAGCAAGAGCTAGACGCTTCTTTGAGCCTAAAACTGAGATCCGCAAGAAACAAAAAATTGCAGCTCGTAAGAAAATGCTTAAACGTCTTTATATGCTTAGACGCTACGAGTCAAGACTCTAAAACCAAGACAAAGAGGGCTTTGCTCTCTTTGTTTAACTCTTCTTTTAGCCTTATTTTTTTATAATCAAAGCAATTTTTTTATTTTATTTTAAACGGAAATTCGATGCAAAAGCTAGCTATAAACGAAGCTGCAGAAATTTTAGGCATAACAAAAGAAGCAGTCTATAATAGAATCCGCCGTGGTTCGATAAATACAGTCATTGAAAATGGCACAAAATTTGTCATCCTTGATGAGAAACCAAGTAGCGAAAAAGCTACAAAATCCGCTCCAAAAAGCACAAAAACTAAATCCCAAAATGATGAGTTTGTAAATTATTTGCTAAATGAGTTAAGCGAGCTAAAGAGCTTAAATTTAAACTTACAGGCTGATAAAGATAGGCTTTTTAAAGAAAAAGAGCAGATGCTAATCGAGCGAAAAAATGAAATTTTGCAAATTTATAAAGATAGAGATGAGAAGCTCATGCAGTTTCTAAATGCTATGCAAAGGCCGCTTTTAGCACAAAAAAATGACGATATGGCAAAGAATGAAGCGATAGAGGCCGAGATAGAAAATGAGTCAAAATGGATAAATTTAAGTGAATTTTTAAAGGAGCTAAATCTAAAGCCAAAGGCAACAAAAAAAGCCAGTGAAAAGATAATAAAAGCGATACACCACTCAAAATTTATAAAATTTAAACGAGGTGTGATACTTGTTAGAAGACATAAAAATTTAAAAGAGTTGATAGGAGAGATATGAAACACATTAAAAAGATAGCTACTTACGCTGCGGTAGGCGGATTTGGTGCGATCGTTATGGCTGGCCTTGCTGGTTGT from Campylobacter concisus encodes:
- a CDS encoding DNA-binding protein codes for the protein MQKLAINEAAEILGITKEAVYNRIRRGSINTVIENGTKFVILDEKPSSEKATKSAPKSTKTKSQNDEFVNYLLNELSELKSLNLNLQADKDRLFKEKEQMLIERKNEILQIYKDRDEKLMQFLNAMQRPLLAQKNDDMAKNEAIEAEIENESKWINLSEFLKELNLKPKATKKASEKIIKAIHHSKFIKFKRGVILVRRHKNLKELIGEI
- a CDS encoding efflux transporter outer membrane subunit; the encoded protein is MKNKAFILITAAFLAGCSFRPDMPNVDTNFTSTYTYETSDIRDLWWREFNDENLNSLVENALEKNTNLRVAYLNLEKAKASLGVAEADLLPGINLNIGYEKAKSSGETYTKQPQTRYRKSDINLGLNYEVDLWGRVRNNVAAAEESLNATKFDYNSARLSISSSVAKSYFALVSLNVQEAVLRETLKTYEDTLALRKTQLDLGSINEMTYLQSKAAVESAKTNLTSILNAKSKAITSLTILTGKSNNEILNGAVTSSQNLPTSPEISAGISSEILLRRSDVARALANLKATNALVGVARAEYFPSISLTGLFGFSSIDFENIFVGNANTWSIGGSLAQKIFDFGRTKNNVAVAKTNEQIAAVNYEAAVKSALGEVRDALVSRQNAKISLEQVKNLLKSQQRIYSLAKEQYDAGYIGHLELLDAERNLLQVKLQDVSAKLDEVDSAVEVYRAFGGGFKLEK
- a CDS encoding efflux RND transporter permease subunit, encoding MFSRFFINRPIFATVISIIIVIAGFMGIKGLPIEEYPSLTPPTVSVSATYSGADAQTIADSVASAIEDQINGVENMLYMQSTSSSAGTMNISVYFKIGSSSKQATIDVNNRVQAALSRLPQEVQNMGVTVRERSGSILQVVGFTNPNMNQVELYNYVNLNIADEIKRVNGIGDTVLIGNKEHSMRIWLKPDRLAQFKLTPSDVISQVKIQNSQYAAGKIGEQPSKGENPYVYSVVSEGRFKDPKQFGEILIKSEDGTVVKLKEVATVELGAASYASEAMLNGKPAVPLLLFLQNDANALATSEAVAAKLEELKKTYPVGLEHTIAYNPTEFITVSIDEVIKTFIEAMVLVLVVMYFFLKSFRATIIPMLAVPVSIIGTFGGLYVMGFSINLITLFALILAIGIVVDDAIIVIENVERILHEDKEISVKDATFKAMEEVQTPVISIVLVLCAVFVPVSFMEGFVGVIQKQFALTLVVAVCISGFVALTLTPALCAVMLKKQENKPFWIVQKFNDFFDFSTRLFTAGVAKILKHVIISFIVIGIMGFATYGLFQKVPKGLVPSEDKGALMVITSLPPSTNMLKTKEEVKSISNAILSNPNVEFNMGFAGYDMLASSLRENSAISFVKLKDWSERKGATDGADALVGQFNGMLWGSKNSMTFVVNVPPIMGLSMTGGFEMYLQNKSGKSYNEIEADARKVTAAANARPELTGVRTTLETNYRQFKITVDKEKAKLFGVSESEIFSTIAATFGSYYINDFNLAGKSYRVYARASDNFRNNPEDLRKIFVRSNEGEMVPLNSVATLTRSIGPDIVDRFNLFPAAKIMGDPKPGYTSGDAIRAIQEVVNDTLSSDDYAISWAGTAYQEVNSQGTGTVAFIFGMIFVFLILAAQYERWLIPLAVITAVPFAVFGSLLAVWIRGLTNDIYFEIGLLLLIGLAAKNAILIVEFAMQERDSGKSIFDSAINAAKLRFRPIVMTSIAFTLGVFPMVISTGAGAASRHSLGTGVVGGMIASTTIAIFFVPMFYYLLENLNEKYWKKGAKKDEK
- a CDS encoding TetR/AcrR family transcriptional regulator produces the protein MVKTALELFLEKGYEKTSLSDIVAISGGSLSSIYTFFENKDGLFEAIVEQEIDSLIKEIDEKIDLKISHSLEEFLTKFATIIFSITCSKRHISLGRIMMSEGSKNGGKLGKTFLDQILKKIDLVLINFFERDEVKAKLDSKFSAKFATKYFIQSVIGAYYYDSLLINEEPKLSEKERKKHVGLCVELFLNGISKK
- the rpsU gene encoding 30S ribosomal protein S21, with product MPGIKVHPNESFDEGYRKFKKQTDRNLVVTEARARRFFEPKTEIRKKQKIAARKKMLKRLYMLRRYESRL
- a CDS encoding efflux RND transporter periplasmic adaptor subunit → MANFKSALALSVTVLFLSGCFENKENKAAVGRQMPLSHVDIFTAQKTDIPISFDYTATVTSSQDVIIYPKVGGTIIKQFFKPGSKVKAGDKLFLIDPEKYQASYDSLDASVGVANANLKNAETEFKRISALYKKNAVSQKDYDAAVAAYDIANANLVSAKANLKNAKIDLEYTTITAPFDGVVGDNQVDVGSLVIANQTKLVRLTKINPIEAEFYIADVDNLSRKANLDSGAWQQLNSEAVLNLNNEGFTGKVTFIDNVVNTATGSVLAKASFDNSEGKILPGAFGHIKMSGFVQKNAFNIPQVALQQSATNTYVLVVKDGKVSQKNVKIGYQTKNMVAVTEGLEEGDKIIVNNFLKIGVGAPVETDKDLSAEFINGKDANATSSK
- the ccoG gene encoding cytochrome c oxidase accessory protein CcoG, with product MSKDFHLSYAKRRYIFFACITLFVFVLPFIRINDAQLFLLSFDKSRVDLFFTKFDMQELYLLPFLFIILFLSIFFLTTLAGRVWCGWSCPQTIFRTIFRDLLQTKILKIRKNIQNKQNEPKGQILKRALAVGIWCVLALIISANFLWYFVPPLDFFAYLKEPSEHGVLLVFWLVIAIWLVYDVIILKENFCIYVCPYARVQSVMFDNDTIQVIYNQKRGGVIYNGQEKFKKPKEDSALCTGCEACVRICPTHIDIRKGMQLECINCLECSDACAKVMKHFDESSLIEWRSISSIKEQKRVKILRFRTVAYLVILGIVLTAGVLMSGKKESMLLNINRTSELYKILGENEVENSYVFLVQNTQNKEHAFYFEVDDKNIEISRPNKPFILKAGAKQRVIVTLKSKNENLSDKDLLKHINIKAYATDEPAISVQRQSTFIYPKR